A single genomic interval of Prionailurus viverrinus isolate Anna chromosome A2, UM_Priviv_1.0, whole genome shotgun sequence harbors:
- the LOC125156163 gene encoding basic proline-rich protein-like isoform X2, with product MSPGAQRLRELPSSARAPLGPQWRRRLIGVPHPRPATHSGPTSDPPPTLAELKSNFPGQPRRRVGPFPRPGPPHLRTRPGHPPRNPAQSADLADSSQPPPQRPPSGRAAAKPRRRVNH from the exons ATGAGCCCCGGGGCCCAGCGGCTCCGCGAGCTTCCCAGCTCGGCCCGAGCCCCTCTCGGCCCCCAGTGGAGGCGGCGCCTCATTGGGGTCCCCCACCCCCGGCCGGCCACCCACTCGGGACCAACCTCCGACCCTCCTCCCACACTCGCGGAGTTGAAGTCAAACTTTCCTGGGCAGCCCCGGCGCCGCGTCGGCCCCTTCCCCCGCCCAGGCCCGCCCCATCTCCGCACCCGGCCGGGCCACCCACCGCGCAACCCGGCCCAAAGCGCCGACCTCGCCGACTCCTCCCAGCCCCCGCCCCAGAGACCCCCCTCGGGCCGCGCCGCCGCGAAGCCCAG ACGGCGTGTCAATCACTAG